A region from the Paenarthrobacter aurescens genome encodes:
- a CDS encoding RDD family protein, whose translation MSSDTELCPACRHGVRPGATFCTQCGSPLNNRGARKEGNINHARKEALEFANRHGSADPGSISVVSAPASPMQHGTKTMPDRMPGPGGGTTMTTKLELAPASAGKRLGAAVLDWLGPFAVLATTFAIGIAGITQTRRNGFIVYDTGLLVLLGSIGLGVTVVYTFVLLGLEAKSGNTIGNQLMGIRSADSDGYAPGAGVVFVRGILTGGLLLLGSIVAVIFSALGLIGLLLWIALPLMFLGVVWAVLVVVSSAWDKNGKLRGWQDKAAKSLVFDVNAGRNPVTTGGIQGPYSFAPMDLPPVQPVASPVPSSQAPGVPHESKVQVPGQTTAAHASPAPAVQPSHDPNQWRPPSAPFAPTSAQAPSGSPSPAPAPAPSPAPPSTVIPQAPVAHAQAPAASPQPVTIAPQDTLAATAHPDDDVERTQMRPGVARAQAVLRIRIDDGQDVQLGGSVLLGRNPAPQPGEFVEQLLPVADPGRSISKTHLHLRVDGDGVWVTDRNSTNGSAVTTPDGLQTRLNPGEASFVRPGSTVHFGDRSFHLGQA comes from the coding sequence ATGAGCAGTGACACGGAACTTTGCCCGGCCTGCCGGCACGGGGTCCGCCCGGGCGCCACGTTCTGCACCCAATGCGGCTCACCCCTGAATAACCGTGGAGCCCGCAAAGAAGGCAACATCAACCATGCCCGGAAGGAGGCGTTGGAGTTCGCCAACCGGCATGGCTCCGCCGATCCCGGTAGTATCTCGGTAGTGTCGGCGCCGGCGTCGCCGATGCAGCACGGAACAAAGACCATGCCGGATCGTATGCCTGGGCCAGGGGGAGGGACCACCATGACCACCAAGCTCGAATTGGCGCCCGCTTCTGCGGGGAAGCGCCTGGGCGCAGCTGTGTTGGACTGGCTGGGGCCCTTTGCTGTGCTTGCCACTACTTTTGCCATTGGTATTGCCGGGATCACGCAAACGCGCAGGAACGGCTTCATTGTCTATGACACAGGCCTGCTGGTTCTTCTGGGAAGCATCGGCCTGGGCGTGACCGTGGTGTACACCTTTGTCCTTCTCGGTCTTGAGGCAAAGTCCGGAAACACCATAGGCAACCAGCTCATGGGCATTCGAAGCGCCGACTCTGATGGCTATGCGCCGGGTGCCGGCGTCGTTTTTGTCCGCGGGATCCTCACAGGGGGTCTGTTGCTGCTGGGATCCATTGTTGCCGTTATTTTCTCGGCGCTCGGACTGATCGGGCTACTCCTGTGGATTGCTCTTCCGCTGATGTTCCTCGGAGTTGTGTGGGCTGTGCTTGTGGTTGTCTCCAGCGCCTGGGACAAGAACGGCAAGCTGCGGGGCTGGCAGGATAAAGCGGCGAAGTCGTTGGTGTTTGATGTCAACGCAGGGCGCAACCCGGTGACAACCGGCGGCATCCAGGGTCCTTACAGTTTTGCTCCCATGGACCTGCCGCCCGTTCAACCCGTGGCTTCCCCGGTACCGTCGAGCCAAGCGCCCGGCGTCCCGCACGAGTCGAAGGTACAGGTTCCCGGACAGACCACCGCGGCGCATGCCTCGCCCGCGCCGGCCGTTCAGCCTTCCCATGATCCCAACCAATGGCGGCCGCCGTCGGCGCCTTTCGCACCGACCTCGGCACAGGCACCGTCCGGCTCACCTTCACCGGCACCGGCCCCGGCACCATCACCCGCACCGCCCAGCACGGTCATACCGCAGGCCCCGGTGGCGCACGCTCAAGCACCGGCAGCTTCTCCACAACCAGTGACCATCGCACCCCAGGACACTCTTGCGGCTACCGCCCATCCGGACGACGACGTGGAACGCACCCAGATGCGCCCCGGCGTTGCCCGTGCCCAGGCAGTCCTGCGCATCCGGATTGACGATGGCCAGGACGTCCAGTTGGGTGGCTCGGTACTTCTGGGACGTAACCCGGCGCCGCAGCCGGGGGAGTTCGTGGAGCAATTGCTTCCCGTAGCTGATCCCGGCCGGTCCATCTCCAAGACGCATTTGCATCTGCGCGTCGATGGCGATGGCGTGTGGGTCACAGACCGCAATTCCACCAACGGCAGCGCTGTCACCACCCCGGACGGCTTGCAGACCAGACTCAATCCGGGCGAAGCAAGCTTTGTCCGTCCCGGTTCCACCGTTCACTTCGGGGACCGCTCATTTCACCTAGGACAAGCATGA